Proteins from one Mercurialis annua linkage group LG7, ddMerAnnu1.2, whole genome shotgun sequence genomic window:
- the LOC126655938 gene encoding stemmadenine O-acetyltransferase-like, with protein sequence MKVEVEFISKELIKPSSPTPDHLRHLQLSFLDQIQAPVCMPLILFYSKDPNFSNSERCIRLKTSLSKALTAYYPLAGRVDNNDYVDCNDEGALFVEAQANIPISYILKSSNSVADSEKFHKVHPYYDATTNKKFLPLQPDEGKDLAAFFQITFFTCGGLAISMALSHKLGDGLSKIIFLNHWAAITRQSNSDVSIKLPPFGLAKLFPPKNLGFDPSSWIMKDNIVTKRFVFDASILSNLKSKYSDNNGSTPSRVEALSAFLWSRFMAATQENETNNKLYLVHQAINLRPRMEPPLSNRHFGNICRIATTALVDQNGIMSRMKDSIKNVNADYVKSLQKSDGHLNFLKEGTEKKAKGEMISFSFTSLCNFPAYDIDFGWGKAEWVASAPVPFKNLAIMLDTSDGKGIEAWITLKEEDMAKFDIDKELLAHVSSTSLWSRI encoded by the exons atgaaagttgaagtAGAGTTCATTTCCAAAGAGCTAATCAAGCCATCATCTCCTACACCAGACCATCTTCGCCATCTCCAACTCTCATTTCTTGATCAAATCCAGGCTCCAGTTTGTATGcctttaattcttttttactCTAAAGATCCCAACTTTTCCAATTCAGAAAGATGCATCAGACTCAAGACATCTCTATCAAAAGCTTTAACCGCATACTATCCGCTCGCCGGACGTGTTGACAACAATGATTATGTAGACTGTAACGACGAAGGTGCCTTGTTCGTCGAAGCTCAAGCTAATATTCCAATCTCGTATATTCTTAAATCCTCTAACTCAGTGGCAGATTCAGAAAAGTTTCATAAG GTCCATCCATACTACGACGCTACAACCAACAAGAAGTTCTTACCACTTCAACCTGATGAAGGAAAAGATCTAGCAGCTTTTTTCCAAATTACTTTCTTTACTTGTGGAGGTTTAGCCATTTCAATGGCGCTGTCGCATAAACTTGGCGATGGTTTATCAAAGATAATATTCCTCAACCACTGGGCTGCAATTACTCGACAATCAAATTCTGATGTTTCAATTAAACTCCCTCCGTTTGGTTTAGCCAAACTCTTTCCTCCTAAAAATCTAGGGTTTGATCCAAGTAGCTGGATTATGAAAGATAATATCGTCACCAAAAGATTTGTGTTTGATGCTTCCATCTTATCAAATCTTAAATCAAAATACTCCGATAACAATGGCTCCACTCCGTCGAGGGTGGAGGCGTTATCCGCTTTCTTATGGAGTCGGTTCATGGCGGCTACTCAGGAAAATGAGACAAACAATAAGCTCTACTTGGTGCATCAAGCTATAAATTTGCGGCCGAGAATGGAACCGCCTCTATCAAATCGGCATTTCGGTAACATTTGCCGGATCGCCACGACGGCACTAGTCGATCAAAACGGAATTATGAGTCGGATGAAAGATTCCATAAAAAATGTGAATGCGGATTATGTGAAGAGTCTTCAAAAGAGCGACGGACATTTGAATTTTCTCAAAGAAGGGACAGAGAAAAAAGCTAAAGGAGAAATGATTAGTTTTAGCTTTACCAGTTTGTGCAATTTTCCGGCGTATGATATTGATTTCGGGTGGGGAAAGGCGGAGTGGGTCGCTTCAGCTCCGGTTCCGTTCAAGAATTTAGCTATCATGTTGGATACTAGTGATGGAAAGGGGATAGAGGCTTGGATTACTCTGAAAGAAGAAGACATGGCTAAGTTTGACATTGATAAGGAGCTTCTTGCACATGTTTCTTCTACAAGTTTATGGTCTAGAATTTGA
- the LOC126655937 gene encoding stemmadenine O-acetyltransferase-like: MKVEVEIISKELIKPSSPTPPHLRHLQLSFLDQVQAPVCMPFVLFYSKDPNFSNSERCIKLKTSLSKALTAYYPLAGRVDNNDYVDCNDEGALFVEAQANIPLSHILSVSTKFHKVHPWYDAMSNKKFLPLQPDEGKDFAAFYQITFFTCGGLAISMALSHKLGDGLSKIIFLNHWAVITRQSNSDVLTKIPPFGLATLFPPKKLGFDPRDGIIKDNIVTKRFVFDASVLSYLKSKYSENNGGTPSRVEALSAFIWSRFMAATQPNETSNKLYLVLHAVNLRPRMEPPLSNQHFGNISRIATMALANQDGFITNENQDVFMSRMKDSIKNVNADYVKSLQKSDEHLNFLKEGTEKVTKGEMIHFGFTSLCNFPAYEIDFGWGKAEWVASAPVPFKNLVIMLDTSDGKGIEAWITLEEENMAKFDIDKELLAHVSSSILRSRF; the protein is encoded by the exons atgaaagttgaagtAGAAATCATTTCCAAAGAGCTAATCAAGCCATCATCTCCTACACCTCCCCATCTTCGCCATCTCCAACTCTCATTTCTTGATCAAGTCCAAGCTCCAGTTTGTATGCCTTTTGTTCTTTTTTACTCTAAAGACCCCAACTTTTCCAATTCAGAAAGATGCATCAAACTCAAGACATCTCTATCAAAAGCTTTAACCGCATACTATCCGCTCGCCGGACGTGTTGACAACAACGATTATGTAGACTGCAACGACGAAGGTGCCTTGTTCGTCGAAGCTCAAGCAAATATTCCACTCTCTCATATACTTTCAGTGTCAACAAAGTTTCATAAG GTCCATCCATGGTACGATGCTATGAGCAACAAGAAGTTCTTACCCCTTCAACCTGATGAAGGAAAAGATTTTGCAGCATTTTATCAAATTACTTTCTTCACTTGCGGCGGTTTAGCCATTTCAATGGCGCTGTCGCATAAACTTGGCGATGGTTTATCAAAGATTATATTCCTCAACCACTGGGCTGTAATTACTCGACAATCAAATTCTGATGTTTTAACTAAAATCCCTCCGTTTGGTTTAGCCACACTCTTTCCTCCTAAAAAACTAGGGTTTGATCCCAGAGATGGGATTATCAAAGATAATATCGTCACAAAGAGATTTGTATTTGATGCTTCTGTCTTATCATATCTTAAATCTAAATACTCCGAAAACAACGGCGGCACTCCGTCGAGGGTGGAGGCGTTATCCGCTTTCATATGGAGTCGGTTCATGGCGGCTACGCAACCAAACGAAACAAGCAATAAGCTCTACTTAGTGCTTCATGCCGTGAACTTGCGGCCGCGAATGGAACCGCCCCTCTCAAATCAGCATTTCGGTAACATAAGCAGGATCGCCACGATGGCGCTAGCAAATCAAGACGGATTTATCACAAATGAAAATCAAGACGTATTTATGAGTCGGATGAAAGATTCCATAAAAAATGTGAACGCGGATTATGTGAAGAGTCTTCAAAAGAGCGACgaacatttgaattttcttaAGGAAGGGACAGAAAAAGTGACCAAAGGAGAAATGATTCATTTTGGCTTTACCAGTTTATGCAATTTTCCGGCGTACGAAATTGATTTCGGGTGGGGAAAGGCGGAGTGGGTCGCTTCAGCTCCGGTGCCATTCAAGAATTTAGTTATTATGTTGGATACTAGTGATGGAAAGGGGATAGAGGCTTGGATTACTTTGGAAGAAGAAAATATGGCTAAGTTTGACATTGATAAGGAGCTTCTTGCACATGTTTCTTCTTCAATTTTAAGGTCTAGATTTTGA
- the LOC130015741 gene encoding stemmadenine O-acetyltransferase-like — translation MKVEVEVISKELIKPSSPTPDHLRHLQLSFLDQIQPPVCMPLVLFYSKHPNFSNSERCIQLKTSLSEALTAYYPLVGRVENNDYVDCNDEGALFVEAQANIPLSYILSNSNICTNKNFFPLQPDEGKDFAAFFQITFFTCGGLAISMALSHKLGDGLSKIIFLNHWAAITRQSNYDVLTKIPPFGSTTLFPPKYLGFDPRNYIMKDNIVTKRFVFDASVLSYLKSKYSDDNCGTPSRVEALSAFLWSRFMAATQENGANNKLYLMLHAVNLRPRMEPPLSDQHFGNLFRIATTMLADQDGFMSRIKDSIKYVNADYVKSLQKSDEHLNFLKEGSEKKAKGEMISFSFTSLCNFPAYEIDFGWGKAEWVASAPVPFKNLTIMLDTSDGKGIEAWITLKEEDMAKFDIDKELLAHVSSSILRSRF, via the exons atgaaagttgaagtAGAAGTCATTTCCAAAGAGCTAATAAAGCCATCATCTCCTACACCAGACCATCTTCGCCATCTCCAGCTCTCATTTCTTGATCAAATCCAACCTCCAGTTTGTATGCCTTTGGTTCTTTTTTACTCTAAACATCCCAACTTTTCCAATTCAGAAAGATGCATCCAACTCAAGACATCTCTATCGGAAGCTTTAACCGCATACTATCCGCTCGTCGGCCGTGTTGAGAACAACGATTATGTAGACTGTAACGACGAAGGTGCATTGTTTGTCGAAGCTCAAGCAAATATTCCACTCTCTTACATTCTTTCA AATTCGAATATTTGT ACCAACAAGAATTTTTTTCCCCTTCAACCTGATGAAGGCAAAGATTTCGCAGctttttttcaaattacttTCTTTACTTGCGGCGGTTTAGCCATTTCAATGGCGCTCTCGCATAAACTTGGCGATGgcttatcaaaaataatattcctCAACCACTGGGCTGCAATTACTCGACAATCAAATTATGATGTTTTAACTAAAATCCCTCCGTTTGGTTCAACCACACTATTTCCACCTAAATATTTAGGGTTTGATCCAAGAAACTATATTATGAAAGATAATATTGTCACAAAGAGATTTGTATTTGATGCTTCCGTCTTATCATATCTTAAATCTAAATACTCTGATGACAATTGCGGCACTCCTTCGCGGGTGGAGGCGTTGTCCGCTTTCCTATGGAGTCGGTTCATGGCGGCTACTCAGGAAAACGGAGCAAACAATAAGCTCTACTTAATGCTTCATGCCGTGAATTTGCGACCGAGAATGGAACCGCCTCTATCAGATCAGCATTTTGGTAACCTATTCCGGATCGCTACAACGATGCTAGCAGACCAAGACGGATTTATGAGTCGGATAAAAGATTCCATAAAATATGTGAACGCGGATTATGTGAAAAGTCTTCAAAAGAGCGACGAACATTTGAATTTTCTCAAGGAAGGGTCAGAGAAAAAGGCTAAAGGAGAAATGATTAGTTTTAGCTTTACCAGTTTATGCAATTTTCCGGCATATGAAATTGATTTCGGGTGGGGAAAGGCGGAGTGGGTCGCTTCAGCTCCGGTTCCGTTCAAGAATTTAACTATTATGTTGGATACCAGTGATGGGAAGGGGATAGAGGCTTGGATTACTCTGAAAGAAGAAGACATGGCTAAATTTGACATTGATAAGGAGCTTCTTGCTCATGTTTCTTCTTCAATTTTGAGGTCTAGATTTTAG